One genomic segment of Candidatus Peregrinibacteria bacterium includes these proteins:
- the tpiA gene encoding triose-phosphate isomerase, with translation MKFPLIITNFKVYDEGFGADAVRMAKIHEKVAKETGVSIGIAVSALDLKEIVNSVDIPVFVQHIDPISCGKGTGGVLPEAVKDVGAYGTLLNHSEKRINRDELAHCIRRAKEVGLKQIVCAESAEEGVAFLEFDPDMIAVEPTELIGGDISVSTANPEIIDRSVEFIGEGKVIIGAGIKDCRDVKIAFELGASGILIASGIMKALDPEKALLDLVEGIKLAHSNKY, from the coding sequence ATGAAATTTCCACTGATTATTACGAATTTCAAAGTCTATGATGAAGGCTTTGGGGCGGACGCAGTCCGCATGGCAAAAATCCATGAAAAGGTCGCAAAAGAGACTGGCGTGTCTATAGGTATTGCCGTTTCAGCACTTGATCTCAAAGAGATTGTTAATTCTGTGGATATCCCTGTGTTTGTACAACATATTGATCCTATTTCATGTGGTAAGGGGACTGGTGGAGTATTGCCTGAAGCTGTAAAGGATGTTGGAGCATATGGAACTCTTCTAAATCATTCCGAAAAACGTATAAATCGTGATGAACTTGCTCACTGTATTCGTCGTGCCAAAGAAGTTGGTCTCAAGCAAATAGTGTGTGCTGAGAGTGCGGAAGAGGGCGTAGCATTCCTTGAATTTGATCCTGATATGATAGCTGTTGAGCCTACAGAGCTCATAGGTGGTGATATCTCTGTTTCAACTGCCAATCCTGAAATTATAGATCGTTCTGTTGAATTTATAGGCGAGGGCAAGGTGATTATTGGGGCCGGTATTAAGGATTGTCGAGATGTAAAAATTGCATTTGAGCTTGGTGCAAGCGGTATACTCATAGCTTCCGGAATTATGAAGGCCCTAGATCCGGAGAAAGCTTTATTGGATTTGGTTGAAGGTATAAAGTTGGCTCATTCAAATAAATATTAG
- the raiA gene encoding ribosome-associated translation inhibitor RaiA produces the protein MQIDITTHDILVNPEHKSYVTDKIAALGSLGDRVDDPSTRVKVEIKKAVNRTEGKHVECQITMAVPKSILRAEVHANQVTEAIDLAVAKLKKQVNRYASRSHKRDKEGRWVMESAGIQIPRIVNEEFTPPPVLITRRKRYSNTEAMHEEEAIEQMELIGHSCFIFENLDTNRFSMIYRKEDNTYGVIEPKMAGDLE, from the coding sequence ATGCAGATAGATATCACTACGCACGATATATTGGTAAATCCTGAGCATAAGTCGTATGTCACAGATAAGATCGCAGCCTTGGGGAGTCTTGGTGATCGTGTGGACGATCCTTCGACACGGGTTAAAGTTGAAATTAAGAAAGCTGTAAATAGGACAGAAGGTAAGCATGTAGAATGTCAGATTACTATGGCTGTGCCAAAGTCTATATTGCGTGCAGAAGTTCATGCGAATCAGGTTACAGAAGCCATAGATTTGGCTGTCGCAAAATTAAAAAAACAGGTGAATCGTTATGCATCGAGAAGTCACAAACGTGACAAAGAGGGTAGATGGGTGATGGAATCAGCAGGTATACAGATCCCACGCATCGTAAATGAAGAATTTACCCCTCCACCGGTTTTGATTACTCGCAGAAAACGTTATTCAAATACAGAGGCTATGCACGAAGAAGAAGCTATAGAGCAGATGGAATTGATCGGACATAGTTGTTTTATATTTGAGAATTTGGATACAAATAGGTTTTCTATGATTTATAGAAAAGAAGATAATACGTATGGCGTGATTGAGCCAAAAATGGCCGGTGATTTGGAGTAA
- the truB gene encoding tRNA pseudouridine(55) synthase TruB, which produces MEISEKLSGFLLVNKPHGWTSFDCVKLIRGILERGLRERGFTLKRLKVGHSGTLDPFATGLLIIGIGKGTSAMSRFSDFNKTYIADIGFGIESPTFDLDCSDLSVCTEPYDFQLEKIVSALNSFVGVQQQLPPQFSALKVNGKRAYELARKGIEVELKTREITVFPTDDDGGIDYVMDEVSEVSIGEEVCFVPVLSGVRYAVSKGTYIRSLVRDLGEKLGVPAVLIGLERINIYAPNFTDNVGEKSLFPVTCTSKSSAPSIEAGVSITTGISSTGAGLTVSQFVLKNGFFTLDQALMFSKETTFDEIIDAMREL; this is translated from the coding sequence ATGGAAATTTCAGAAAAGTTATCCGGTTTTCTCCTTGTGAATAAACCTCATGGATGGACTTCTTTTGATTGTGTGAAATTGATTCGGGGTATTCTTGAGCGCGGACTTCGAGAGCGAGGCTTTACTCTGAAGAGGTTAAAAGTCGGCCATAGTGGTACTCTTGATCCATTTGCAACCGGGCTTTTGATCATAGGTATTGGCAAGGGTACCTCTGCTATGAGCCGGTTTAGTGACTTTAACAAAACATATATTGCTGATATTGGATTTGGGATTGAAAGTCCGACATTTGATTTGGACTGCTCTGATTTGTCAGTTTGTACTGAGCCTTATGATTTTCAATTGGAAAAAATAGTGTCTGCTCTTAATTCGTTTGTAGGAGTCCAGCAGCAGTTACCACCACAATTCTCAGCTCTCAAAGTAAATGGGAAACGTGCTTATGAGCTTGCTCGCAAGGGCATCGAGGTGGAATTGAAAACACGTGAAATAACAGTTTTTCCTACAGATGATGATGGCGGGATTGATTATGTGATGGATGAAGTTTCCGAGGTGAGTATTGGAGAGGAGGTGTGCTTTGTGCCGGTGCTCAGTGGTGTTCGATATGCTGTATCAAAAGGCACTTATATCCGTTCCCTTGTCCGTGATCTTGGTGAGAAATTAGGTGTCCCCGCAGTACTTATTGGGCTAGAGCGAATCAATATTTATGCACCGAATTTCACCGATAATGTGGGCGAAAAATCGTTATTTCCAGTCACTTGTACTTCAAAATCCTCGGCTCCATCTATAGAAGCCGGAGTGTCCATCACAACTGGGATTTCTTCTACAGGCGCAGGATTAACCGTTTCTCAATTTGTTTTGAAAAATGGATTTTTTACTCTTGATCAGGCACTTATGTTTAGTAAAGAAACAACTTTTGATGAAATAATTGATGCTATGCGTGAATTATGA
- a CDS encoding UDP-N-acetylmuramoyl-L-alanyl-D-glutamate--2,6-diaminopimelate ligase: MDFVKKIFPDRHPFRLAYHKLKAVAAAVYYGFPASRMTVIGVTGTKGKTTTCHLIAKIFESSGHKVGMTTSTHFQIAGNRWVNKTKQNTPSPFVLQKMLRDMVKAGCTHAVLEVSSHAITQHRIYGVNVDTAVLTQIDEDHIEYHGSHKAYRGEKLKLFRSLSAGKRKANVKKVAVLNQDDQYYDEFKDVASDFTYIYGLNRGTCTAEFINLHAGGTEFVLKIPNHNERIVTKLVGKFNIYNTLAAISAALANGISTHAIKDALEDLEPIPGRQEWIDTGQDFSVVVDYAHTVDSLKQLCEIFKPLTKGKLILIFGCTGGGRDRSKRSKMGEVADKYADFIVLTDDDPYTEDRMEILKDIAKGIKREEGPCVGNKGLWLIPDRKEAIRLGLTVARKNDTVVIAGKGCEEVQAMGDKLIPWDDRVVARELLSRELELTLPGGEKVSGNKCFVS; this comes from the coding sequence ATGGATTTCGTTAAAAAAATTTTCCCGGATAGACATCCTTTTAGGCTCGCATATCATAAGTTAAAAGCTGTGGCCGCTGCTGTTTATTATGGGTTCCCTGCCAGTCGGATGACCGTTATAGGTGTGACCGGAACAAAAGGTAAAACAACTACATGTCATCTTATCGCGAAAATATTTGAAAGTAGTGGGCACAAAGTTGGTATGACAACCAGTACTCATTTTCAAATCGCAGGTAATAGATGGGTGAACAAGACGAAGCAAAATACGCCTTCACCATTTGTTCTTCAGAAAATGCTACGAGACATGGTAAAAGCCGGCTGTACTCATGCGGTTTTGGAGGTTTCATCTCATGCTATAACTCAGCATCGTATATATGGTGTGAATGTCGATACAGCCGTGCTTACTCAAATCGATGAAGATCACATAGAATATCATGGTAGTCACAAGGCATATAGAGGGGAGAAGTTGAAGCTTTTTCGAAGTCTTAGCGCAGGTAAACGTAAGGCAAATGTGAAGAAAGTTGCAGTGCTAAATCAAGATGATCAATATTACGATGAGTTCAAAGACGTTGCATCAGATTTTACTTATATATATGGATTGAATCGGGGCACATGTACGGCTGAATTTATAAATTTACATGCCGGTGGGACTGAATTTGTTCTAAAAATCCCAAATCACAATGAGAGAATTGTCACCAAGCTTGTAGGTAAGTTCAATATATATAACACTCTTGCTGCAATCAGTGCAGCTCTCGCAAATGGTATAAGCACTCATGCAATCAAGGATGCACTTGAGGATCTTGAACCGATCCCAGGTCGTCAAGAATGGATAGATACAGGGCAGGACTTTTCTGTTGTAGTGGATTATGCGCATACTGTGGATTCTCTGAAACAGCTTTGTGAGATTTTCAAACCCCTTACAAAAGGTAAGTTAATACTTATTTTTGGGTGTACCGGTGGTGGTCGGGATAGGTCAAAAAGATCAAAGATGGGCGAGGTTGCTGATAAATATGCTGACTTTATAGTGCTTACGGATGATGATCCTTATACTGAAGATCGTATGGAGATTCTCAAAGATATCGCGAAAGGTATAAAACGTGAAGAGGGGCCTTGCGTTGGCAATAAAGGGCTTTGGCTTATTCCGGATCGCAAAGAAGCTATTCGTCTAGGGCTTACAGTCGCTCGCAAAAATGATACTGTAGTTATTGCCGGTAAAGGTTGTGAAGAGGTTCAAGCTATGGGTGATAAACTAATTCCATGGGATGATCGAGTCGTTGCTCGTGAACTTCTAAGTCGTGAACTTGAATTGACTCTTCCAGGTGGTGAGAAAGTTAGTGGGAATAAGTGTTTTGTCAGTTAA
- a CDS encoding riboflavin kinase, which translates to MIKELFAVTSPIIRGAGMGKTLGFPTINLVYPDFSEFETGVYACRVSLPDAQYLGVMHLGPRDTFDGAETFEVYLFDFEDRELYGVEAHTEVFHKLRSVEKFSNPDDLVAQIEKDVKKAKKFFFEHEFTCAD; encoded by the coding sequence ATGATAAAAGAATTGTTTGCGGTTACGTCCCCAATAATTCGTGGAGCCGGTATGGGTAAAACTCTAGGGTTTCCTACTATAAATTTGGTTTATCCGGACTTTAGTGAGTTTGAGACCGGTGTCTATGCATGTCGCGTTTCATTGCCGGATGCGCAGTACCTTGGGGTTATGCATTTAGGGCCTCGGGATACATTTGATGGAGCCGAGACTTTTGAAGTTTATCTTTTTGATTTTGAAGATCGTGAGTTATATGGGGTAGAGGCTCATACAGAGGTGTTTCATAAACTCCGCAGTGTTGAGAAATTTTCAAATCCGGATGATCTAGTAGCGCAAATAGAGAAAGATGTGAAAAAAGCGAAGAAGTTTTTTTTCGAGCATGAATTTACATGCGCAGATTAA